ATAGATCTTGAAAAAACTTTTAAAATTATATCAAATAAACCAAAAGTGATAATCGCTCATACAATTAAGGGAAAAGGGATTTCATTTATGGAAAATAAGTTGGAATGGCATTATAAATCTCCAAATGATGAAGAATTAAATCTCGCACTGAGTGAGTTGGATAAGACTTATGAGAACTACTTTTATTGAAACATTAATTGATGAAGCCGAACAAGACGAAAGAGTGTTTTTGATAACACCGGATCTGGGTTTCTCTGTTCTTGAGAAATTTCAAAAAAAATTTCCGAAGCGTTTCTTAAACGTAGGAATAGCAGAACAAAATGCTATCGGTATAGCATCGGGGTTGGCTCTTTCCGGGAAAATAGTTTATGTATATAGCATAATTCCCTTTATAACTATGAGATGCTTTGAACAAATACGAATTGATGTTGCTTATTTGAATGCAAATGTAAGATTAGTAGGCGTTGGTGCTGGACTTTCTTATGGCCCACAGGGCGCTACGCATCATGCAATAGAGGATATTGGACTAATGAGAGCTCTTCCAAACATGACAGTTTGTTGCCCCGGCGATCCTTTGGAAGCAAGAGAAATAACCAAAGCAAGTATAAACTACAAAGGGCCGATGTATATTAGACTAGGTAAAAATAATGAACCTCGTATTCACAAACCTGACACGCAAATAACGATTGGCAAAGCCGTGGAAGTAACACAAGGTGACTATTTAGCTTTAATTACTACAAGTAATACACTTGAGTTAGGAATGCAATGGGTAAAAGAATGGGCCAATGAAGACTTGCAAGTAAGACTGATTAGTATGCCAACAGTAAAGCCCATAGATAAAGAGGCGATTTTTAATCTTATACAAGAGGGTATACCAATTTATACCTTAGAGGAACATAGTATTATTGGAGGATTAGGTACAGCCATAGCTGAGATCATTGCTGAGTCTGATAAAAAGATTAAGTTTAAAAGAATCGGATTGCCGGATAGTTTTTCTCATAATGTCGGGGATCAAAAATTTTTAAGAGAAAAACTGGGCCTAATAAAGCCTTTGATATAGGGAGATATAGTTTAAGCATGGGAAAACCTCTACTTTCAATTATTATTCCGACATATAATCGTGCAAATTTGCTAGAAAAAATGCTAACATCCTTATTGCCTCAAATTGGAAATTATAAAGATGAAATAGAATTAATAGTTTCTGATAACTGTTCAACAGATCACACGAAAGATGTAATTGAAAGTGCTCTAAAAAAAGAGTCATTTATTTATAATAAAAATAATTTTAACATAGGGCCAGTAGGTAATATTTTTAAAACTATACAAGATATTGCTTCTGGCGAGTTTTGTTGGGTTTTAGGCGATGATGATATGGTTCTCAATGGGAAATTGCATGAACTAATTGAAACAATTAAAAAAAACAATAATTTTGACTATTTTTTCATTAATTATTTTGTTAAATCAATTGAAGAACGAAATGATATTATCGATAACAATAATTCCATATATCATCCTTCGTTTGAGGAATGTATGTTACAAGATTTTGTAAATAAGCAATTATCCTCTTGGGAAGAATTGTTTGGTATTCAAACTTTTATGCCATCTTATCTTTTTACGGCAATCGTTTCGAGTCTTTTTAGAAGATCCACATGGATTAAATATTCAAAGGCAATTTGTCTTGATAATAATGCTGAAATGTTTTCTACTTTAGATACGGCATACCCTCATTTGAAAGTAATTGCACTATCTATGCATAACAAAAGTGTTTATTATATTGGAGATCCAATAGTGCTGCTAGGACAAGGGAGCCAGGAATGGTTTCATTTATTACCCAAACTGTTATTATACAGATTAAGAGATGCGATTATTTTATACGAGCAAATTGGAGTATCTGAAAAATATCTTAATATTGTACGGCAACACTATTATATACAGTATGGAACTATCTGTGCTAAATTGCTTGAAAAAAATGACGATTGTTCACTTGAACTATTCAATAAAGCATTTGATTTTGAATATCTCAATGGTGAAATAGTAAATTCTTTTCTTAAAGAAATGCAGCTTTTACTTCATAAGAATAAAAATAATCAGAAATACCTGATCGATTTACTAATACGTACGTTATTAAATGAAAATGATCAAGATAACCTTAGCATCGCAATTTGGGGGGCTGGAGAACTCGGACAATTTTTATACGAAAGCTCAGTTGAATTGGCTAAGAGAGTTGAAGTTATTGTGGATAGTAGTCCTAAAGTTCAAGGTACAATATTTAAAAACAAACATAAAATTCAATCTCCAACTTACTTAATAAATAATCAAGTTGATGTTGTCATTATCGCATCTATAAAATATGTCGACGAGATCATGTCACTAATCAATCAACTTGATATAAAATCTAAAGTTATAAGTGTAGGAAATATATGATAATCTTCCCACAAGATTGTCTTAAAAGTAAAAATTAAAGAAAAATATTGCCGAAAATTTCAGAGCATATATTGAAGGATGTCTAGAAGACGCTCATATAATACTGCCTTATATAATTGGAACGTGTCGTAAAATAAAATTGCAAAACGAGGCGAATGCGAAATGATTTACCAAAATAAGAAAATTTTGATTATTGGGGGCACAGGTACGATTGGGTATCACTTAACCAAAAGGCTGCTTGAAGACAATCCCAAGGTCATTCGTATATTTAGCCGCGATGAACATAAACAGTTTCAGATGAATATTGATTTTCGAGATTATCAAGATCGACTGAGATTTCTAATTGGCGATGTACGGGATTACCAAAGATTACTGCGAGCAATGGAAGATATAGATTACGTTTTTCATTTAGCCGCAATGAAGCATGTTCCGGCATGCGAGTATAATCCATTTGAAGCGGTACAAACCAATGTGATAGGAACTCAAAATGTTATACAGGCAGCGATACAAGCCGGTGTAAAGAAAGTATTGTTTACAAGTACGGATAAGGCAATTTCACCAACAAATACGTATGGCGCGACCAAATTAACGGCAGAGAGGTTGATTTCAGCTGCAGAGTATCAAAAAGGCCCGAAAACAACGATATTTTCTTCTGTAAGATTTGGAAATGTTATGGGTTCGCGTGGATCAGTGATTCCCCTTTTTAAAAAGCAAATTATCGAGGATAAGGTTATTACTGTAACTGATTTAAATATGGTCCGATATATGATGACGCCATCGCAGGCTACTTCTTTAGTGCTTGAGGCAAATATTCTTGCAGAAGGTGGTGAGGTATTTGTCTTAAAAATGCCGGTTGTGAAATTATCGGATTTAGTAAAAGTAATGATTGAAGAGATTTCTTTAAAAAATAATATTGATCCTCGCGAGGTTAAAGTGAAAGAAACGGGTCTTAGGCCTGGGGAAAAGATGTACGAAGAGTTAATGACGGATGATGAGGCAAGAATCTCTGCGGAATTACCAGATATGTATGTAATCCCTTCGTTATTTAAAGAACAGAAGAATTCGAATGTACAAGTGAGAAAACCTGATGTATTGAAAGAAAAGAGTATCCAGATAGAGGTTCTTAGGGACTGGCTGCTTACTGAAAATCTTCTTTAATCAAGAGGGACATTATAGAATGAGAATATTATTGTTTCGAACTGCTCCTAAGAAGATTTTCGATGCTTCTCTTAATCATATAAAAAATGTGTACCCGGATGCAACGATTGATTATCTGGCAAATATTCAATTTGAATCAGATAAAAAGGATATTCATAAAGAATATTTGCTGGATTATAAAGGTTTTTTAGATTTAAGCAAGATTCCCAAGGCTATACTTAATGAGCTCAGAGAAAATAAATACGAGATTATTATTTTTCCATATAGCTTATACGGAACGTCCACCCATAAAAATCTCCTGCAAATTGCCAGTAAAGTAAATTGTAAACGTGTTATTTTGTTTAATGACAATGGAGAAGATACTCAAGGAAAACCTAGTGGATTAATGATTAATTTGTGGCTGCAGTATTTTATTTGTTTGCTGCTGTTAACACTGATTATCCCGATGTGTTTTTTTAGATACACCAAAGCATTGATTTCTAAGGCTGATGATCGCAACCTTAGCGAATCCGGGTTGAATTTAACACCTGTTAAAGTCATTGGAGGAACAACTCGCATAAGCGACACAATAAATCGTACGAAACCGGTAAACGATAGAGTCAAAATTGGTTGTATCGCGAGACTGGATCCGATCAAAGGCCATCGGTATTTATTCGAGGCTATTCATTTATTATTGAAAATAAACCAAAACTTTGAAGTATTGCTTATCGGAACGGGGCCTGAAGCAGAATTTTTAAAAAGTTATTCAGAAGAATTGGGCATTCAATCACATGTTGCATTTCTTAACTATCAAGCTGATGTTAGACCATTCCTTGAAACATGTGATTTTTTTGTTCTTCCTTCGTTAAATGAAGCTATGCCGATTTCAATCGTTGAAGTAATGGCTGCTGAAAAACCTATTATTGCTACCCGTACCGGCAGCATTCCCCATATTATTGCTGATGGTAATAACGGTTTACTAATAAACCCCAAATCGCCCGAGGAATTATCCAACGCTATGTTGACTTTGATAAACAATATTGATCAAAGGATCTTGCTTGGTAAGAATGCTTTTAAATATTACCAAGAGCATTTTTCGGTTGATGTTTTTTGGGGGAAGCATATGGAGGTCTATCAGAAATCACTGGTTCAAAAAAAAGATAAACCTTATATTTTCTTGACGACAATTTATGATATGACGTACGGCGGATTACAGGCATATATAAATTTGTTAGAAAGCTTCTCTTTAAACAAAGGTCCTCGTTTAAAGATAGTTTCGATTGGACAGATTAATTTGAATTTAAGAGTTTTGCTCTTAATTCAATTTCACAAACGGTTTGTTTCCCTTTTTCCACAAGGTGGGGAAATTGCGGCTATTACGATTAGACAATTTTTACTTTGGATTGTTACATTTAAGGAACTTCTGTTTGGAGATAAGCCGGATGTCATTCATGTCCACGATGTGATGGGATACCATGTACTTAAGCCGTTGTGCAAGAGATTGGGTATTGGAATTGTATTGACAAAACACGGCGATTTGGCAAAGGAAGTAGCGGCAATTGAAAAGGTTGATGAGCACAGTTTTATATATAAATACTTTAGTTTTATGGAAAACAAGGCTTATCGAGAGGCTGGCCATCTCATAGTTGTAGACCATGAATCTCAAAAGAGAATTGATAAGATAAGACGAAAGGAAGTTGACGACCAGAAATGAAAGTCATACATGCCTTTCCGTATCATGGCGTTACCGGTGTGAATCGTTACGTATCAATTCTAAATGAATGTTTACTGGAATTGGTCCCCGATATTGAAATCGTAAATATTATTTTTTGCTCCAATAAAGAAACCGTAAAACATAAGAAAATCAATCATCCGAGGATTCGTTACCGATTTATTGAAAGTCAAATGGGTATGAATCTTAATTACGATCCAATGTCGGATGTTGTTCCCAATTTAGTGGCGGCGGATTTGTTTGAGCAAATTTTATTAGATGAGAAACCCGATCTTATTAACTTTCAGCATTTGTCGGATATCGGTGTATCATTAGTCGGATCGGCTAAGGAACTCGGGATTTCTACTATTGTTACCATGCACGATTACTGGGCTATATGTCCTCGAAGCTTTCTGATTAATTCCGACTTGGAGCTTTGTAACGGCCCCAATTTGGGGTTGAGGTGCGTGAATTGCTTTAACGACTCAAAGAATACAAGATTAGAGGAACTGACTCCGTTTGTAGATCGCTATAAATATATAAATGATATCATAGATAAAAAATCAGACTTGGTCATCACTGTATCAGATGCATTAAGGAATCGGTTTGTCGAAGAAGGCTGGAAGGCGGATAAAGTCGTAACCATTCGTACTTCTTTAGGTGAAGCGATTAAAGAACAGGACCATAAGCCGGAATGCGATCCAAAGGATCAAATAACATTCGGATTTATCGGGAATATGTTTGTCCATAAAGGGCCGCATATTTTAATTGAGGCTTTTCAACGATTAAAGACACCGAAAGCCCGATTGATCATGTACGGGTCCATTGATCCCCTATACCGTTCAACATTATACGGTCTGGCGGATGGTAATGGAAATATTGAGTTTAGAGGTTCGTATCAAGCGAATGAATTAGCCGACATCTTCAATGAAATTGATGTACTTGTTGTTCCTACCGTTTGTCCGGAACAACCGCTTGTCATTCTAGAAGCACTTCAGCATAGAACTCCGGTTATAGCTTCAAATTTAGGCGGCGTACCCGAAATGGTGAACAATGACTTTGGTGCCCTTTTTGAAGCGGGTCATGTAGAAGAGCTTCAGCGATTGCTTCAAAAGGTCACCGAGGACCCGGAAATCATTCGATCTTGGATCGATCATATGCCGCGACTACCTTCCGTTGAACATTTTATTTTGAATGTTTTTGAATATTATAGAAGAATAGTCGGGAGGGCGGATTCGAAGTATAACGTAGATAAGAGCCACTTGGAACTATTAGGACCGCAAGATAAAGGATTCCTCAGAAAGCCGATCATTCCAAAGCAAATTAGAAGAATTGAGAATTATCTCGACACTTACAGGGAAGCCCAAATAGCTATTTTCGGAACGGGGCAACTGGGGCGGCATGTAGGAAGTTATTTGATGAATCGCGGCATGCAGATTATCCACTATATTGATAACGATTCCAATAAATGGGGAAGCGATATCGATGGAATTACCGTAATCTCGCCAAATCAAATTTCAGGCGTGTCAGGTTTGAGTATCATACTAGTAGTTTCTGACTGGGAAACGGAAATACTTGATCAATTGAAAAATATAGAAAGCTCCGCAATTAAAATAGGATTCTATAGTTACTCAATATAAAAAGTGAGGGAAGAGCATGGATTTTGTCCAGGAGTGGAATCAACAGAACAATCAATGGCTTTGGAAAAAAGACCACTTCCTAAACAATCTTAGTGAACTCATAACTGGTATTAAAGTGTTAAGTCTAGACGTGTTCGATACCTTATTGTTAAGAACTTGTGAGAAACCGGTTGATGTTTTCTACGAACTGGGAGAGCAAGCGAAACGAACCAATTTGATTAGGGCCGGATTAACTGCAAAAGAGTTTCAAGAAATTCGGATATTGGCCGAACGCAAAGCGAGAAGTAATAAAAAAAATGCTAGTGGCACAGATGAGGTTAATTTAAAAGAAATCTATGAAATGCTTCCTCAAAACGTCGGTGATACCTGGAAGCTCATGGATCTAGAGATCGAAATAGAAAAAAAATTGTGTTATATCAACCCTCATATTGTCTCTTTAATCAGTTACGCTAAAGGTAATGGGACAAAAATTGCGCTTCTTTCCGATATGTATCTTTCTGCCGAGCAAATCAGGTCACTCCTTATTTCTTCGGGTATGGACGTATCTGTTATTGATTGCTTATTCGTTTCAAGTGAAGAAGGCGGCAGTAAAATAAAAGGAACGCTTTATCAAAAACTTTTAGGTTTTT
The window above is part of the Paenibacillus hamazuiensis genome. Proteins encoded here:
- a CDS encoding glycosyltransferase family 2 protein; the protein is MGKPLLSIIIPTYNRANLLEKMLTSLLPQIGNYKDEIELIVSDNCSTDHTKDVIESALKKESFIYNKNNFNIGPVGNIFKTIQDIASGEFCWVLGDDDMVLNGKLHELIETIKKNNNFDYFFINYFVKSIEERNDIIDNNNSIYHPSFEECMLQDFVNKQLSSWEELFGIQTFMPSYLFTAIVSSLFRRSTWIKYSKAICLDNNAEMFSTLDTAYPHLKVIALSMHNKSVYYIGDPIVLLGQGSQEWFHLLPKLLLYRLRDAIILYEQIGVSEKYLNIVRQHYYIQYGTICAKLLEKNDDCSLELFNKAFDFEYLNGEIVNSFLKEMQLLLHKNKNNQKYLIDLLIRTLLNENDQDNLSIAIWGAGELGQFLYESSVELAKRVEVIVDSSPKVQGTIFKNKHKIQSPTYLINNQVDVVIIASIKYVDEIMSLINQLDIKSKVISVGNI
- a CDS encoding UDP-N-acetylglucosamine 4,6-dehydratase family protein, coding for MIYQNKKILIIGGTGTIGYHLTKRLLEDNPKVIRIFSRDEHKQFQMNIDFRDYQDRLRFLIGDVRDYQRLLRAMEDIDYVFHLAAMKHVPACEYNPFEAVQTNVIGTQNVIQAAIQAGVKKVLFTSTDKAISPTNTYGATKLTAERLISAAEYQKGPKTTIFSSVRFGNVMGSRGSVIPLFKKQIIEDKVITVTDLNMVRYMMTPSQATSLVLEANILAEGGEVFVLKMPVVKLSDLVKVMIEEISLKNNIDPREVKVKETGLRPGEKMYEELMTDDEARISAELPDMYVIPSLFKEQKNSNVQVRKPDVLKEKSIQIEVLRDWLLTENLL
- a CDS encoding glycosyltransferase, with protein sequence MKVIHAFPYHGVTGVNRYVSILNECLLELVPDIEIVNIIFCSNKETVKHKKINHPRIRYRFIESQMGMNLNYDPMSDVVPNLVAADLFEQILLDEKPDLINFQHLSDIGVSLVGSAKELGISTIVTMHDYWAICPRSFLINSDLELCNGPNLGLRCVNCFNDSKNTRLEELTPFVDRYKYINDIIDKKSDLVITVSDALRNRFVEEGWKADKVVTIRTSLGEAIKEQDHKPECDPKDQITFGFIGNMFVHKGPHILIEAFQRLKTPKARLIMYGSIDPLYRSTLYGLADGNGNIEFRGSYQANELADIFNEIDVLVVPTVCPEQPLVILEALQHRTPVIASNLGGVPEMVNNDFGALFEAGHVEELQRLLQKVTEDPEIIRSWIDHMPRLPSVEHFILNVFEYYRRIVGRADSKYNVDKSHLELLGPQDKGFLRKPIIPKQIRRIENYLDTYREAQIAIFGTGQLGRHVGSYLMNRGMQIIHYIDNDSNKWGSDIDGITVISPNQISGVSGLSIILVVSDWETEILDQLKNIESSAIKIGFYSYSI
- a CDS encoding glycosyltransferase; protein product: MRILLFRTAPKKIFDASLNHIKNVYPDATIDYLANIQFESDKKDIHKEYLLDYKGFLDLSKIPKAILNELRENKYEIIIFPYSLYGTSTHKNLLQIASKVNCKRVILFNDNGEDTQGKPSGLMINLWLQYFICLLLLTLIIPMCFFRYTKALISKADDRNLSESGLNLTPVKVIGGTTRISDTINRTKPVNDRVKIGCIARLDPIKGHRYLFEAIHLLLKINQNFEVLLIGTGPEAEFLKSYSEELGIQSHVAFLNYQADVRPFLETCDFFVLPSLNEAMPISIVEVMAAEKPIIATRTGSIPHIIADGNNGLLINPKSPEELSNAMLTLINNIDQRILLGKNAFKYYQEHFSVDVFWGKHMEVYQKSLVQKKDKPYIFLTTIYDMTYGGLQAYINLLESFSLNKGPRLKIVSIGQINLNLRVLLLIQFHKRFVSLFPQGGEIAAITIRQFLLWIVTFKELLFGDKPDVIHVHDVMGYHVLKPLCKRLGIGIVLTKHGDLAKEVAAIEKVDEHSFIYKYFSFMENKAYREAGHLIVVDHESQKRIDKIRRKEVDDQK
- a CDS encoding transketolase family protein gives rise to the protein MRTTFIETLIDEAEQDERVFLITPDLGFSVLEKFQKKFPKRFLNVGIAEQNAIGIASGLALSGKIVYVYSIIPFITMRCFEQIRIDVAYLNANVRLVGVGAGLSYGPQGATHHAIEDIGLMRALPNMTVCCPGDPLEAREITKASINYKGPMYIRLGKNNEPRIHKPDTQITIGKAVEVTQGDYLALITTSNTLELGMQWVKEWANEDLQVRLISMPTVKPIDKEAIFNLIQEGIPIYTLEEHSIIGGLGTAIAEIIAESDKKIKFKRIGLPDSFSHNVGDQKFLREKLGLIKPLI